The nucleotide window TACTTACCAAAGCCTCAGTTTTTTCTATTACAAGATAACCTCCACATTCAAGAGGAACTTCCTCTTTCAGTGCAGATTCTATCTCATGATTTATGTTGTATAGTTCAAAAATATTTTCATCGTGATCAGGTTTAAAAAGCTTTATCTTAGTTTTAAGATTAGTTTCACTAAAAGCATTAATATAGTCTATTATCTCCCAGTATACTTCCATATCATCAACAATTAGTTCATCTACATCAGTAGTAAAAATATCTCTCAATACTGTTGTAACCACTCCATTGTCTTTATATAAAACTTCACCTATTTTAGCATCACTTGTTTTTTTCTCGATATCTTCCCATTTTTTTACAAGGTACTCCATCTCCCTTTCAAAATGGAAAACTGTTTTACCTTCTGCAGCTGTTCTTATTATTACTCCCATATTCTCTGGTGTTATATCTCTAAATAGTTCTTCAAGACGATTTCTTTCATCTTCATCTTTAATCTTTTTAGATATTGCTATATGGTCGTTATTTGGCATTAAAACCAAAAATTTACCTGGCAGGGTATAATGTGTAGTCACTCTTGCTCCTTTTGTCCCTCTGGGCTCATTAAGGACTTGTACGACTACTTCATCTCCTACATTAAGTATATCTTCAATAGGTCTACTGCTATTATTTATCCCATCCAGATAAGTTTCTTCAAATTCCCTCAAATCATTTACATATAAAAAGGCGTTTTTTTCAAGGCCTATATTTACAAAAGCAGATTCCATCCCTGGTAGTACATTAGCAACTTTTCCCTTGTATATGCTGCCATTAATACGCCCCTCTTCTGCTCTTTCTATCAATATCTCCATTACCTTTCCATCTTCAATGATAGCTGCTCTTGATTGGAATTTATCTATGTTGATTACTATCTGCTTCATTCTCCTTCAACTCTCTCCTTAGTACATCTAACCTAGAATATTTTTTTCCATTCACAACTATATCATCTCTATCAATTGAATTGTCTATAGTGATATTGAAGTACTCCTTTAATCTTAATCTATTAGCTTTTTTTATTCCAACATATCTGGATACACTTTTTTCATTAGCTAAAATATCCAATTTTTTCTCTTTTTCAACTATCTCTTTAAAAAAGTCAAAGTATATCTCTGTTTCTACAAGCTCTCTAAATGCTGGATGGAAAGGACCACCTAACACTGTTCCTTCCTCTCTTAAATCTTCGCTTGGCTGAAGTCCAACTCTTATTATATTCACTCCATTTATTTCTAGAAGTGCATATATCTTTCTTGTTCTCTCAATGGCTTCCTCTATTGATAGAGCATGATACTCTCCATCTCTATACATATCTGCCATCTTTGTTCCCTTGATTACAAGTGTTGGATATATTCTTACCATTTCAGGTTTCATCCCAAGAGCTTTTACTGCAGTTTCATAATCACTTTGAGTAGTTGATTTTGGCAATCCTATCATAAGCTGAATTCCCAAACCAATTCCAGCTTCTCTAATAAGGTTACATGCTTTTTCAACTACCTCAACTGGATAATATCTCTCTGTTGCTAAAAGTACTTCCTCATCTAATGACTGAACTCCTAATTCTACTGCTGTTACCCCGTATTTTTTTAGTTGTGCTACTATCTCTTCATTTATGCAATCTGGTCTGGTAGAAAGTCTTATACCATCTATCAGCCCTCTTTTTATATACTCATATGTTGCCTCTAAATATGCCTTTTGCAGCCCCATAGAAATTCCTGTAAAAGTTCCACCAAAGAAAGCCACTTCTTTCTTGGACTTCTTTGGAAGAGTTTTTAAATAGGTCTCTATTGTTTCGATTAAATCTTCTATTGTGACGTCAGTCTCTCTTCCATTTATCTTTTTCTGGTTACAAAAAACACAAGAATTTGGGCATCCAAAATGACTGATAAATATCGGAATATTATAATGTTTCATGTATTTTTACCCCTAACTCTTTACATAGAACTTTAGCTGCTGCCTGTTCAGCACTTTTCTTATTTTTCCCACTTCCAACTGCTACAAGTTCTTTATCTACTCCATTATTTATCTTAACTGCAATTTCAAATATTTTTTGATGATCTGGTCCAATCTCATTTATTACCAAATACTCAGGAATAATCTTATATTCCTTTTGACTATATTCCTGAAGAATTGTTTTAAAGTCAAGAATCTCTTCATTGGTATCCACATTATCTATTGAGTCTTTAATATGGCTCAATGCAAATTTTTTAGCTGTTTCAAAGTCAGAGTCTATATATATAGCTCCTAATATCGCTTCAAAAGCATCTCCTAATATTGAACTTCTCTCTCTTCCACCTGTCAGTTCCTCTCCTCTACTTAAAAGAAGATATTTTCCCACTTCTAATTTTTTAGAAATAGCTGCTAATACAGGCTCACTTACTACCATAGATTTTATTTTTGCTAAATCTCCCTCTGTTGAGTTTTCATAGCTTTTATACAAATATTCAGTAACGACAAGATCTAGAACTGCATCTCCTAGCAGTTCTAGTCTTTCATTACTTATTTTTTTGTATTTTCTATGCTCATTTCCAAAGGATCTATGAAGAAGTGAATTTTTAAGAAGATCTTTGTTATTAAAAGAATATCCAAGATTTCTTTCAAAATCTAAGTAATTTTTCTTCAAAATTCTCCTCCTCTTACCTAATTTTATTTATATTTTCTCATAGCAATAACTGCGTTGTGCCCACCAAATCCAAGAGAACTCGACATTGCAACTTCTATATCTGCATTTACTGCTTTGTTAGGTACATAATTTAAATCACACTCAGGATCTGGATTGTCATAGTTGATAGTTGGTGGTACCACTCCATCAGCTAGTACTTTAGCTATAAATACAGCTTCCATTCCTCCTGCAGAACCAAGTCCATGTCCAGTTGCACCTTTAGTAGAAGATACTAAAAGATCTTTTGCATGGTCTTTAAATACAGCTTTTATAGCTGCTGTTTCATTTCTATCATTTGCTGGTGTAGATGTACCGTGAGCATTTATATATCCAACCTCTTCAGGTTTGATATTTCCCTCTTTAAGAGCCATGTTAAATGCTCTTACTGCTCCTTCTCCACCATCAGCTGGTGCTGTAATATGGTAAGCATCACAAGTCTCTCCATATCCTACAACTTCAGCATATATTTTTGCTCCTCTTTTTTTAGCTGATTCAAGCTCTTCTAAAATAAGGATTCCTGCTCCCTCTCCCATTACAAATCCATCTCTGTCAAGGCTGAATGGTCTTGATGCTTTTTGTGGTTCGTCATTTCTTGTAGAAAGTGCTTTCATATTTGCAAATGCATTCATTGCAAATGGAGTTATAGCTGCTTCAGTTCCTCCAGCTATCATAGCTTTAGCTCTTCCGCTCTTTATCATTTCAAATGCATCACCAACAGAGTGAGTTCCTGCAGCACAAGCTGTTACAACTGCTTTATTTGGTCCTTTTGCACCAAAATATATAGCTACGTTTCCAGCAGCCATATTAGCAATCATTCCAGGAATTGTAAAAGGTGATATTCTTCTTACACCTTTTTGAAGCATAGTTTCATGTTGAGCTTCAAATATCTCTATTCCTCCAATACCTGAAGATACAATAACACCAACTTCATCTGCATTAGTTTCATCTATTGTAAAATTTGCATCTGCAAGAGCCATTTTAGTAGCTGCAATAGCAAATTGAGTGTTTCTAGCTAATTTTTTTATCTCTTTTTTTTCTATACCAAAATCTAAAGGATCAAAATCCTTTACTTCTGCTGCTATTTGAACAGGCATATCTGTTGTATCATAAGATGTTATCTTATTAATTCCAGTTTCACCATTTAATATTCTTTTCCAGCTTTTTTCAAGTCCAGTTCCTAGGGCAGTTATAAGTCCAATTCCTGTAACTACTACTCTGTTCACAATATCACCTCAAATTAATTTTACTATATACAAATAACGGGGTACTTAAATACCCCGTCTGGCTCTATTTAATTATTTGTTGCTAATATAATCAATTACATCTTGAACTGTTTTTATTTTTTCAGCATCTGTATCAGGAATTTCTACGTCAAATTCTTCTTCAAAAGCCATTATTAATTCAACTGTATCAAGAGAGTCTGCTCCTAAGTCTTCTACGAAGT belongs to Fusobacterium sp. DD2 and includes:
- the acpP gene encoding acyl carrier protein is translated as MLDKIREIVVEQLGVEPEQVVPEANFVEDLGADSLDTVELIMAFEEEFDVEIPDTDAEKIKTVQDVIDYISNK
- the fabF gene encoding beta-ketoacyl-ACP synthase II codes for the protein MNRVVVTGIGLITALGTGLEKSWKRILNGETGINKITSYDTTDMPVQIAAEVKDFDPLDFGIEKKEIKKLARNTQFAIAATKMALADANFTIDETNADEVGVIVSSGIGGIEIFEAQHETMLQKGVRRISPFTIPGMIANMAAGNVAIYFGAKGPNKAVVTACAAGTHSVGDAFEMIKSGRAKAMIAGGTEAAITPFAMNAFANMKALSTRNDEPQKASRPFSLDRDGFVMGEGAGILILEELESAKKRGAKIYAEVVGYGETCDAYHITAPADGGEGAVRAFNMALKEGNIKPEEVGYINAHGTSTPANDRNETAAIKAVFKDHAKDLLVSSTKGATGHGLGSAGGMEAVFIAKVLADGVVPPTINYDNPDPECDLNYVPNKAVNADIEVAMSSSLGFGGHNAVIAMRKYK
- a CDS encoding radical SAM protein; translation: MKHYNIPIFISHFGCPNSCVFCNQKKINGRETDVTIEDLIETIETYLKTLPKKSKKEVAFFGGTFTGISMGLQKAYLEATYEYIKRGLIDGIRLSTRPDCINEEIVAQLKKYGVTAVELGVQSLDEEVLLATERYYPVEVVEKACNLIREAGIGLGIQLMIGLPKSTTQSDYETAVKALGMKPEMVRIYPTLVIKGTKMADMYRDGEYHALSIEEAIERTRKIYALLEINGVNIIRVGLQPSEDLREEGTVLGGPFHPAFRELVETEIYFDFFKEIVEKEKKLDILANEKSVSRYVGIKKANRLRLKEYFNITIDNSIDRDDIVVNGKKYSRLDVLRRELKENEADSNQHR
- the rnc gene encoding ribonuclease III, with protein sequence MKKNYLDFERNLGYSFNNKDLLKNSLLHRSFGNEHRKYKKISNERLELLGDAVLDLVVTEYLYKSYENSTEGDLAKIKSMVVSEPVLAAISKKLEVGKYLLLSRGEELTGGRERSSILGDAFEAILGAIYIDSDFETAKKFALSHIKDSIDNVDTNEEILDFKTILQEYSQKEYKIIPEYLVINEIGPDHQKIFEIAVKINNGVDKELVAVGSGKNKKSAEQAAAKVLCKELGVKIHETL
- a CDS encoding Rne/Rng family ribonuclease — translated: MKQIVINIDKFQSRAAIIEDGKVMEILIERAEEGRINGSIYKGKVANVLPGMESAFVNIGLEKNAFLYVNDLREFEETYLDGINNSSRPIEDILNVGDEVVVQVLNEPRGTKGARVTTHYTLPGKFLVLMPNNDHIAISKKIKDEDERNRLEELFRDITPENMGVIIRTAAEGKTVFHFEREMEYLVKKWEDIEKKTSDAKIGEVLYKDNGVVTTVLRDIFTTDVDELIVDDMEVYWEIIDYINAFSETNLKTKIKLFKPDHDENIFELYNINHEIESALKEEVPLECGGYLVIEKTEALVSIDVNTGKNTGTYNLEKTVVNTNIEAAKEIPRQLRLRNLGGIIIIDFIDMRLDEDKKKVLETLEENLAKDRIKNNIVHFTDLGLIEMTRKRTGKPLSHYFQDTCPMCNGTGKIKSKEAIIHDMLKELKECSFDSDISSIKISLSKKLKEAFRDTYYDFALEYLKHKNKKLILENNGRDDYSFDIVLMK